One genomic region from Ornithinicoccus hortensis encodes:
- the purQ gene encoding phosphoribosylformylglycinamidine synthase subunit PurQ has translation MRVGVVTFPGSLDDHDAQRAVRLAGGEPVALWHADADLHGVDAVVLPGGFSYGDYLRCGAIARFAPVMDLLVPAAEGGLPVLGICNGFQVLCESHLLPGALVRNDHQQFVCRDQRLRIERADTAWTRDYGQGQEIVVALKNGEGGYVADEATLDELEGEGRVVARYLEVNPNGSFRDIAGVSNARGNVVGLMPHPEHAVEPGFGPSLDGLGFFTSVLHQVVNA, from the coding sequence GTGAGGGTCGGGGTCGTCACCTTCCCCGGGTCGCTGGACGACCACGACGCCCAGCGGGCAGTCCGGCTGGCCGGCGGGGAGCCGGTCGCGCTCTGGCACGCGGACGCCGACCTGCACGGGGTGGACGCCGTCGTGCTCCCGGGCGGCTTCTCCTACGGCGACTACCTGCGCTGCGGGGCGATCGCCCGGTTCGCCCCGGTGATGGACCTGCTCGTGCCGGCCGCCGAGGGCGGGTTGCCGGTGCTGGGCATCTGCAACGGCTTCCAGGTGCTGTGCGAGTCCCACCTGCTGCCGGGGGCCCTGGTGCGCAACGACCACCAGCAGTTCGTATGCCGTGACCAGCGGTTGCGCATCGAGCGCGCGGACACCGCGTGGACCCGTGACTACGGGCAGGGGCAGGAGATCGTGGTGGCCCTGAAGAACGGCGAGGGCGGCTACGTCGCGGACGAGGCGACCCTGGACGAGCTCGAGGGCGAGGGCCGGGTGGTCGCCCGCTACCTGGAGGTCAACCCCAACGGCTCGTTCCGCGACATCGCCGGGGTGAGCAACGCCCGCGGCAACGTGGTCGGCCTGATGCCGCACCCCGAGCACGCGGTCGAGCCCGGCTTCGGGCCCTCCCTCGACGGGCTCGGCTTCTTCACCTCCGTCCTGCACCAGGTGGTGAACGCGTGA
- the purL gene encoding phosphoribosylformylglycinamidine synthase subunit PurL, translating to MSTTQPTAYRTDTVTDAQGSPDVVQPWADLGLKEDEYARIREILDRRPTSAELAMYSVMWSEHCSYKSSKVHLRQFGEKTTEAMREHLLVGIGENAGVVDIGDGWAVTFKIESHNHPSYVEPYQGAATGVGGIVRDIMSMGARPIAVMDPLRFGALDHPDTARVLPGVVAGIGGYGNCLGLPNIGGEVVFDACYQGNPLVNALSVGSMRVEDIHLAKASGAGNLVILFGAKTGGDGIGGVSVLASETFDDEGPSKRPAVQVGDPFAEKVLIECCLDLYAAGVVDGIQDLGGAGLSCATSELASNGDGGMRVQLDTVPLRDASLRPEEILMSESQERMMAVVEPGRLEEFMAIATRWDVEATVIGEVTDGTNLEVYWGEDLIVDVPPRSVAHDGPVYERPLARPEYLDDLQADDTGSLERPVDGDGIRDALLAVLAHPNMADPSWITRQYDRYVRGNTAQAMPDDAGVVRVDEETGRGVALSTDCNGRFTKLDPYAGAQLALAEAYRNVAVAGARPLAVSDCLNFGSPEDPGVMWQFSQAVTGLADGCVELGIPVTGGNVSFYNQTGDVAIHPTPVVSVLGVLDDVADRNRSGWDAERQALFLLGTTRDELDGSVWSEVAHGHLGGLPPTVDLAAERLLADTVLAATAAGLVRAAHDLSEGGLAVTLAEGVLREGVGATVSLAELRDRDGVDDFTALFSESAARAVVAVDGEDAQAFARLCAEQGQQVIRLGDTGGTDLHVDGLFRLSTETLREANTGVIEAALG from the coding sequence GTGAGCACCACCCAGCCCACGGCATACCGCACCGACACCGTCACCGACGCCCAGGGGAGCCCGGACGTGGTCCAGCCTTGGGCGGACCTGGGGCTCAAGGAGGACGAGTACGCCCGGATCCGGGAGATCCTGGACCGCCGGCCCACCAGCGCCGAGCTGGCCATGTACTCGGTGATGTGGTCCGAGCACTGCTCCTACAAGTCCTCCAAGGTGCACCTGCGCCAGTTCGGCGAGAAGACCACCGAGGCGATGCGCGAGCACCTGCTCGTCGGCATCGGCGAGAACGCGGGCGTCGTCGACATCGGCGACGGCTGGGCGGTTACCTTCAAGATCGAGAGCCACAATCACCCCAGCTACGTCGAGCCCTACCAAGGGGCGGCGACCGGCGTGGGCGGGATCGTGCGCGACATCATGAGCATGGGCGCCCGCCCGATCGCCGTGATGGACCCGCTGCGGTTCGGCGCATTGGACCACCCGGACACCGCCCGCGTGCTGCCCGGCGTCGTGGCCGGGATCGGCGGATACGGCAACTGCCTGGGCCTGCCCAACATCGGCGGCGAGGTCGTCTTCGACGCCTGCTACCAGGGCAACCCGCTGGTGAACGCCTTGTCCGTGGGCTCGATGCGGGTGGAGGACATTCATCTTGCCAAGGCCTCCGGCGCAGGCAACCTGGTCATCCTGTTCGGTGCCAAGACCGGCGGCGACGGCATCGGCGGCGTGTCGGTGCTGGCCTCGGAGACCTTCGACGACGAGGGACCCAGCAAGCGACCGGCCGTGCAGGTCGGGGACCCGTTCGCCGAGAAGGTGCTCATCGAGTGCTGCCTGGACCTGTATGCCGCGGGCGTGGTGGACGGGATCCAGGACCTGGGTGGGGCCGGGCTGAGTTGTGCCACCAGCGAGCTGGCCTCCAACGGCGACGGGGGGATGCGGGTGCAACTGGACACGGTGCCGCTACGCGACGCCTCGCTGCGCCCGGAGGAGATCCTGATGTCGGAGTCCCAGGAGCGGATGATGGCCGTCGTCGAGCCGGGCCGGCTCGAGGAGTTCATGGCGATCGCCACGCGGTGGGACGTCGAGGCCACGGTGATCGGCGAGGTCACCGACGGCACGAACCTGGAGGTCTACTGGGGCGAAGACTTGATCGTCGACGTTCCGCCGCGCTCGGTGGCTCACGATGGCCCGGTGTATGAGCGGCCGTTGGCCCGGCCGGAGTACCTCGACGACTTGCAGGCCGACGACACCGGGTCCCTGGAGCGTCCGGTGGACGGGGACGGGATCCGGGACGCCCTGCTGGCGGTGTTGGCCCATCCGAATATGGCCGATCCCTCCTGGATCACCCGGCAGTACGACCGCTACGTGCGCGGCAACACCGCCCAGGCAATGCCCGACGACGCCGGTGTGGTGCGGGTCGACGAGGAGACCGGCCGCGGCGTCGCCCTGTCCACCGACTGCAACGGCCGATTCACCAAACTCGACCCGTATGCCGGGGCGCAGCTCGCCCTAGCCGAGGCCTACCGCAACGTCGCCGTCGCCGGCGCCCGTCCGCTCGCGGTCTCGGACTGTCTCAACTTCGGGTCCCCGGAGGACCCGGGCGTGATGTGGCAGTTCAGTCAGGCGGTCACCGGCCTCGCCGACGGGTGCGTCGAGCTCGGCATCCCGGTGACCGGCGGCAACGTGTCCTTCTACAACCAGACCGGGGACGTGGCGATCCACCCGACCCCCGTCGTGTCGGTCCTCGGCGTGCTCGATGACGTGGCCGACCGGAACCGCTCCGGCTGGGACGCCGAGCGGCAGGCGTTGTTCCTGCTCGGCACCACCCGCGACGAACTGGACGGTTCGGTGTGGTCCGAGGTCGCCCACGGGCACCTGGGTGGCCTGCCGCCCACGGTCGACCTGGCCGCGGAGAGGCTGCTGGCCGACACGGTGCTCGCGGCCACCGCCGCCGGCCTGGTCCGGGCGGCACACGACCTCTCCGAGGGCGGCCTCGCGGTGACCCTGGCCGAGGGCGTCCTGCGCGAGGGTGTCGGGGCGACCGTGTCCCTGGCGGAGTTGCGGGACCGGGACGGCGTGGACGATTTCACCGCACTCTTCAGCGAGTCCGCGGCACGGGCCGTGGTGGCCGTGGACGGCGAGGACGCGCAGGCCTTTGCCCGGTTGTGCGCCGAGCAGGGCCAACAGGTCATCCGGCTGGGCGACACCGGTGGCACGGATCTGCACGTCGACGGACTGTTCCGACTCTCGACGGAAACGTTGCGGGAGGCGAACACCGGGGTGATCGAGGCGGCACTCGGCTAA
- a CDS encoding TetR/AcrR family transcriptional regulator: protein MSDRQTQIVQAARAIVAERGVGALSVRSTAARAGIGASTLRHYFPTQQALFDAVVGAAFHDELDDLRIADTRVPAGQRLTECMAQFLPPSENDIPGLLNWLTMYTAALGPERTEQGTRALTSLTALGRQRVHGWLEVLHADDLLRHADLSRHTTVLMTYLDGLCLALLAPGPGGITVEQARGHLRELIDAMVVAPS from the coding sequence GTGAGTGACCGGCAGACGCAGATCGTGCAGGCCGCGCGGGCCATCGTGGCCGAGCGCGGGGTGGGCGCGCTGAGCGTGCGCAGCACCGCCGCCCGCGCGGGCATCGGGGCCAGCACGCTCCGGCACTACTTCCCGACCCAGCAGGCGCTGTTCGACGCGGTGGTGGGCGCCGCCTTCCACGACGAGCTGGACGATCTGCGCATCGCGGACACCCGGGTCCCGGCCGGCCAACGGCTGACGGAGTGCATGGCGCAGTTCCTGCCCCCGAGCGAGAACGACATCCCGGGTCTGCTCAACTGGCTCACCATGTACACCGCCGCACTGGGGCCGGAGCGGACGGAACAGGGCACCCGGGCGCTGACCAGCCTGACCGCCCTGGGCCGGCAGCGGGTGCACGGGTGGCTCGAGGTGCTGCACGCCGACGACCTGCTGCGGCATGCGGACCTGTCCCGGCACACGACCGTGCTGATGACCTACCTGGACGGGCTCTGCCTGGCCCTGCTCGCGCCCGGGCCAGGCGGCATCACCGTCGAACAGGCGAGGGGGCACCTGAGGGAACTCATCGACGCGATGGTGGTGGCTCCCTCGTGA
- a CDS encoding GNAT family N-acetyltransferase, whose protein sequence is MQTFTTHRLDLRGWRTSDVTAHFDIYSRWEVAQFLGARPRALESPDESRGALERLSSLNHPLYGVWAIVPHGLATPVGSVLLKELPASGPEPLQPSGEVEIGWHLHPDAQGQGYATEAAARIMEHGWAGGLAEILAVTHLGNTASQAVCRRLGMEHRGATGRYYNVDCELYGITREPPPSRR, encoded by the coding sequence GTGCAGACCTTCACGACGCATCGTCTCGACCTGCGGGGGTGGCGCACGAGTGACGTCACGGCGCACTTCGACATCTACTCCCGGTGGGAGGTGGCCCAATTCCTGGGGGCCCGTCCGCGCGCCCTGGAGTCGCCCGACGAGTCACGAGGTGCCTTGGAGCGCCTGTCGTCGTTGAACCACCCGCTCTACGGCGTCTGGGCGATCGTCCCCCACGGCCTCGCCACCCCGGTCGGGTCGGTCCTGCTCAAGGAACTGCCCGCGTCGGGCCCGGAGCCGTTGCAGCCCTCCGGTGAGGTCGAGATCGGCTGGCACCTGCACCCCGACGCCCAGGGCCAGGGATACGCGACCGAGGCCGCGGCCCGGATCATGGAGCACGGCTGGGCCGGCGGGTTGGCGGAGATCCTGGCCGTCACCCACCTCGGGAACACGGCGTCACAGGCCGTATGCCGTCGGCTGGGGATGGAGCACCGCGGCGCCACGGGCCGGTACTACAACGTGGACTGCGAGCTGTACGGGATCACGAGGGAGCCACCACCATCGCGTCGATGA
- a CDS encoding VOC family protein: MSESTPAPLNTVTWWEIPTTDLAAGKTFYAAVLGWSFTSFGDDENYAGILNGEELVGGLYRVEPDTPTTSPVRIYVNVPDLEATLAAAEAAGGSVLTPREEVGGDMGWWAEIADPDGRWLGLCTGSPAAG, translated from the coding sequence ATGAGCGAGAGCACGCCCGCACCGCTGAACACCGTCACGTGGTGGGAGATCCCCACCACCGACCTGGCGGCCGGGAAGACGTTCTACGCCGCCGTACTGGGATGGAGTTTCACCTCGTTCGGCGACGACGAGAACTACGCCGGCATCCTCAACGGGGAGGAGTTGGTCGGCGGGTTGTACCGGGTCGAGCCCGACACCCCGACCACCTCGCCGGTGCGGATCTACGTCAACGTCCCCGACCTCGAAGCGACCCTGGCCGCGGCCGAAGCCGCCGGAGGGTCCGTGCTGACCCCTCGCGAGGAGGTCGGTGGCGACATGGGCTGGTGGGCCGAGATCGCCGACCCCGACGGCCGCTGGCTCGGGCTCTGCACCGGGAGCCCGGCCGCCGGCTGA
- a CDS encoding adenylosuccinate synthase, translating to MPAIVLIGAQWGDEGKGKATDLLGSRVDYVVKFNGGNNAGHTVVIGDQKYALHLLPSGILTPGCTPVIGNGVVVDLSVLIEELDGLEARGVDTSKLVISANAHVIPPYNRVLDKVTERFLGSRRLGTTGRGIGPTYADKMNRVGIRIQDLYDESILRQKVTAALDVKNQVLAKIYNRRAVEVDEVMEELLRHAERIRPMVTDTALVLNEALDRGENVLFEAGQATLLDVDHGTYPFVTSSNATAGGACTGSGVAPTRIDRVIGILKAYSTRVGEGPFPTELNDEHGEFLRKTGGEFGVTTGRPRRCGWVDAVVGRYAQRMNGVTDFVITKLDILTGLEKVPVCVAYDVQGTRHDTMPVSQSDFHHAKPIYEELPGWWEDISQCRTFEELPENAQNYVLRLEELIGARVSAIGVGPGRDETIQRFDLLGQD from the coding sequence ATGCCTGCAATCGTCCTGATCGGCGCCCAGTGGGGCGACGAGGGGAAGGGCAAGGCGACCGATCTCCTCGGCAGCCGCGTCGACTACGTGGTGAAGTTCAACGGCGGCAACAACGCCGGCCACACCGTGGTGATCGGCGACCAGAAGTATGCGCTGCACCTGCTCCCCAGCGGCATCCTCACCCCGGGGTGCACTCCCGTCATCGGCAACGGCGTGGTGGTCGACCTCTCCGTGCTGATCGAGGAGCTGGACGGGCTCGAGGCCCGCGGCGTGGATACCTCCAAGCTCGTGATCAGCGCCAACGCGCACGTGATCCCGCCCTACAACCGGGTGCTGGACAAGGTCACCGAGCGGTTCCTCGGCAGCCGCAGACTCGGCACGACGGGGCGCGGGATTGGGCCGACCTACGCGGACAAGATGAACCGGGTGGGGATCCGGATCCAGGACTTGTATGACGAGTCGATCCTTCGCCAGAAGGTCACCGCGGCGTTGGATGTCAAGAACCAGGTGTTGGCCAAGATCTACAACCGTCGCGCCGTCGAGGTCGACGAGGTCATGGAGGAGTTGCTGCGCCACGCCGAGCGGATCCGGCCGATGGTCACCGACACAGCGCTGGTGCTGAACGAGGCGCTCGACCGGGGCGAGAACGTGCTCTTCGAGGCCGGCCAGGCCACCTTGCTCGACGTCGACCATGGCACCTACCCGTTCGTGACCTCCTCCAACGCGACCGCCGGCGGTGCCTGCACCGGCTCCGGGGTCGCGCCGACCCGGATCGACCGGGTGATCGGCATCTTGAAGGCGTACTCCACCCGGGTCGGCGAAGGCCCGTTCCCCACGGAACTGAACGACGAGCACGGTGAGTTCCTGCGCAAGACCGGTGGGGAGTTCGGGGTGACCACCGGCCGTCCCCGCCGCTGCGGCTGGGTCGACGCGGTCGTCGGTCGCTACGCACAACGGATGAACGGGGTCACCGACTTCGTGATCACCAAGCTGGACATCCTGACCGGCCTGGAGAAGGTGCCGGTCTGCGTCGCCTACGACGTTCAGGGCACCCGGCACGACACGATGCCGGTCAGCCAGTCCGACTTCCATCACGCCAAGCCCATCTACGAGGAGCTGCCAGGGTGGTGGGAGGACATCAGCCAGTGCCGCACCTTCGAAGAGCTTCCCGAGAACGCGCAGAACTACGTGTTGCGTCTCGAGGAACTCATCGGCGCGCGAGTCTCCGCGATCGGCGTGGGTCCCGGTCGCGACGAGACGATCCAGCGGTTCGACCTGCTGGGCCAGGACTGA
- a CDS encoding DUF3151 domain-containing protein → MSGGNLLGIPETLLPEDPASAPLAQGVDPREVAPRVPTSSLVWAVLAEDALGEDDVLEAYAFARTGYHRGLDSLRRAGWKGQGPVPWSHEPNQGFLRALAALSRAAGTIGETDEQQRCASFLRDSSPEAAEALGL, encoded by the coding sequence GTGAGCGGGGGCAACCTGCTCGGCATCCCGGAGACGCTGCTCCCGGAGGACCCGGCCAGCGCCCCGCTGGCCCAGGGCGTCGACCCGCGCGAGGTCGCGCCCCGGGTGCCCACCTCCAGCCTGGTGTGGGCGGTGCTGGCCGAGGACGCGCTGGGCGAGGACGACGTGCTCGAGGCGTATGCGTTCGCCCGGACCGGCTACCACCGCGGGCTGGACTCGCTGCGGCGTGCCGGCTGGAAGGGTCAGGGCCCCGTCCCGTGGTCGCACGAGCCGAACCAGGGATTCCTGCGGGCGCTCGCCGCGCTGAGCCGTGCCGCCGGCACGATCGGCGAGACCGACGAGCAGCAGCGGTGCGCCTCGTTCCTGCGGGACTCCTCGCCGGAGGCGGCCGAGGCGCTCGGGCTGTAG
- the fbaA gene encoding class II fructose-bisphosphate aldolase: MPIATPEVYADMLDRAKAGSFAYPAINVTSSQTLNAAIRGFADAGSDGIVQVSTGGAEYLSGPSVKNMVTGSLAFAAYAAEVAKSYDVHIALHTDHCPKDKLDGFVRPLIEASAERVKNGGLPYFQSHMWDGSAVELEENLQIGQELLEQAAAANIILEVEIGVVGGEEDGVANEINDKLYTTPEDALATVEALGLGEKGRYLTALTFGNVHGVYKPGGVKLRPEILKAAQEAVVQAKGLDAGSLPFDLVFHGGSGSSAQEISDAVDYGVVKMNVDTDTQYAFTRPVAGFMLANYDGVLKIDGEVGNKKMYDPRTWGKEAEASMAARVVEACENLRSAGKHQ; the protein is encoded by the coding sequence ATGCCCATCGCCACCCCCGAGGTTTACGCCGACATGCTGGACCGGGCCAAGGCCGGTTCGTTCGCCTACCCGGCGATCAACGTCACCTCGAGCCAGACCCTGAACGCCGCCATCCGGGGCTTCGCCGACGCCGGGAGCGACGGCATCGTGCAGGTCTCCACCGGAGGCGCGGAGTACCTGTCCGGCCCGTCCGTGAAGAACATGGTGACCGGGTCGCTGGCCTTCGCCGCCTACGCGGCCGAGGTCGCCAAGAGCTATGACGTGCACATCGCGCTGCACACCGACCACTGCCCCAAGGACAAGCTCGACGGGTTCGTCCGGCCGCTGATCGAGGCCTCGGCCGAGCGGGTGAAGAACGGCGGCCTGCCCTACTTCCAGTCGCACATGTGGGACGGCTCCGCGGTCGAGCTCGAGGAGAACCTGCAGATCGGCCAGGAGCTGCTGGAGCAGGCGGCCGCGGCCAACATCATCCTCGAGGTCGAGATCGGGGTGGTCGGCGGCGAGGAAGACGGCGTCGCGAACGAGATCAACGACAAGCTCTACACCACGCCGGAGGACGCGTTGGCGACCGTGGAGGCGCTCGGGCTGGGGGAGAAGGGCCGCTACCTGACGGCGCTGACCTTCGGCAACGTGCACGGCGTCTACAAGCCCGGCGGGGTCAAGCTGCGCCCGGAGATCCTCAAGGCCGCCCAGGAGGCGGTCGTGCAGGCCAAGGGACTCGACGCGGGGTCGCTGCCGTTCGACCTGGTCTTCCACGGGGGATCGGGCTCCAGTGCCCAGGAGATCAGCGACGCGGTGGACTACGGCGTGGTGAAGATGAACGTCGACACCGACACCCAGTACGCCTTCACCCGGCCGGTCGCCGGGTTCATGCTGGCCAACTACGACGGCGTGCTCAAGATCGACGGCGAGGTCGGCAACAAGAAGATGTATGACCCGCGCACCTGGGGCAAGGAGGCCGAGGCCTCGATGGCGGCCCGCGTGGTGGAGGCCTGCGAGAACCTGCGCTCGGCCGGAAAGCACCAGTGA
- a CDS encoding TrmH family RNA methyltransferase: MPRVGVGPWEGAWPVGPDGELPGHLDPDLLREGDRRNVTDRFRYWRHEAVVADLDTRRHGFHVAVENWGHDFNIGSVIRTANAFNAAAFHIVGRRRWNRRGAMVTDRYQHEHHHPDVAHLRSWADGQADGHGIPIIGLDNVPGAVPLETTTLPRQCVLLFGQEGPGLSEEAVRACDTVLEIAQFGSTRSMNAGAAAAIAMHAWVRQHVFGQGVEA; encoded by the coding sequence ATGCCGAGGGTCGGCGTCGGCCCGTGGGAGGGCGCCTGGCCGGTGGGCCCGGACGGGGAGCTGCCCGGGCACCTCGACCCGGATCTGCTGCGTGAGGGCGACCGGCGCAACGTCACCGACCGGTTCCGCTACTGGCGGCACGAGGCCGTCGTCGCCGACCTCGACACCCGCCGGCACGGCTTCCACGTGGCCGTCGAGAACTGGGGACACGACTTCAACATCGGGTCGGTGATCCGCACCGCCAACGCGTTCAACGCCGCGGCCTTCCACATCGTCGGGCGGCGCCGCTGGAACCGGCGCGGCGCGATGGTCACCGACCGCTACCAGCACGAGCACCACCACCCCGACGTGGCCCACCTGCGCAGCTGGGCCGACGGGCAGGCGGACGGCCACGGCATACCCATCATCGGGCTGGACAACGTCCCCGGCGCGGTTCCCCTCGAGACGACCACGCTGCCGAGGCAGTGCGTCCTGCTCTTCGGGCAGGAGGGTCCGGGCCTGTCGGAGGAGGCGGTCCGCGCCTGCGACACCGTGCTGGAGATCGCCCAGTTCGGCTCGACCCGGTCGATGAACGCGGGGGCCGCCGCGGCGATCGCGATGCACGCCTGGGTGCGCCAGCACGTCTTCGGCCAGGGTGTGGAAGCATGA
- a CDS encoding DedA family protein, translating into MSNGEELTGVAGWAVDLMETLGGPGAGLAIALENLFPPLPSEVILPLAGFTASRGDQFSVAEALFWTTAGSVVGALALYALGVALGRDRLRAIWARLPLTNMNDLDRTEAWFERHGRKAVFFGRMIPIFRSLISIPAGVERMPVLTFTVLTLAGSLVWNSIFVFAGYHLGERWHLVEDYAGIFQKVVIVVVVLLLAWWLVNRLRSRRAEPV; encoded by the coding sequence ATGAGCAACGGTGAGGAGCTCACCGGCGTCGCCGGCTGGGCCGTCGACCTGATGGAGACCCTCGGCGGTCCCGGGGCCGGCCTGGCGATCGCCCTGGAGAACCTCTTCCCGCCGCTGCCCAGCGAGGTGATCCTGCCGCTGGCCGGGTTCACCGCCAGCCGGGGGGACCAGTTCAGCGTCGCCGAGGCACTGTTCTGGACGACGGCGGGCTCGGTGGTGGGTGCGCTCGCGCTGTATGCGCTCGGGGTCGCCCTCGGTCGGGACCGGCTCCGGGCGATCTGGGCCCGGCTGCCGCTGACCAACATGAACGACCTGGACCGCACCGAGGCGTGGTTCGAGCGGCACGGCCGCAAGGCCGTCTTCTTCGGCCGGATGATCCCGATCTTCCGCAGCCTGATCTCGATCCCGGCCGGCGTGGAACGGATGCCGGTCCTGACCTTCACCGTGCTGACCCTGGCCGGGAGCCTGGTCTGGAACAGCATCTTCGTCTTCGCCGGCTACCACCTGGGGGAGCGCTGGCACCTGGTCGAGGACTACGCCGGCATCTTCCAGAAGGTCGTCATCGTCGTCGTGGTGCTGCTGCTCGCCTGGTGGCTGGTCAACCGGTTGCGTTCGCGCCGGGCCGAGCCGGTGTGA
- the pyrE gene encoding orotate phosphoribosyltransferase has product MTNARDRLLDLIRSQAVVHGRVTLSSGREADYYVDLRRITLDGEAAPLVGQVMRDLVADLEVDAVGGLTMGADPVATAMLHAAAAAGERLDAFVVRKSEKAHGLQQRIEGPSVAGRRVLVVEDTSTTGGSPLTAVKAVREAGGEVVAVAVIVDRASGAEEKVREQGIEYRAAYGLTELDLA; this is encoded by the coding sequence GTGACGAATGCGCGAGACCGCCTGCTCGACCTGATCCGCTCCCAGGCCGTGGTGCACGGCAGGGTGACGCTGTCCTCCGGGCGTGAGGCGGACTACTACGTCGACCTGCGCCGGATCACCCTGGACGGCGAGGCCGCCCCGCTGGTGGGTCAGGTGATGCGCGACCTGGTCGCCGACCTGGAGGTTGATGCGGTCGGTGGCCTGACGATGGGCGCCGACCCGGTGGCGACGGCCATGCTGCACGCCGCCGCGGCCGCCGGCGAGAGGCTGGATGCCTTCGTCGTGCGCAAGTCGGAGAAGGCGCACGGACTGCAGCAGCGGATCGAGGGCCCCTCGGTCGCCGGCCGGAGGGTCCTGGTGGTCGAGGACACCTCCACCACCGGCGGCTCGCCGCTGACCGCGGTCAAGGCGGTGCGCGAGGCCGGGGGCGAGGTCGTGGCGGTCGCCGTGATCGTGGACCGGGCCAGCGGAGCCGAGGAGAAGGTGCGGGAGCAGGGGATCGAGTACCGGGCGGCATACGGCCTGACCGAGCTCGACCTCGCCTGA
- a CDS encoding DUF4328 domain-containing protein has protein sequence MTSSPYDPFTAPPPGTGSGYPAAGPPDRWRPNTALATALAVLFALLALSLVLNTVGLVRRSLVLSDSANLTGLSPAELDSIDLWVNAPVVVYLILVLFTAPTFIVWQYRHAKNARLLGQTEGLGPGWAIGGWFIPMANCVLPAVQLRGANRWSHPAGSRPGGASALIIPWLACLAIGNTVVRLAAMGEPAESEGLGAYLDWIVTSDQVEAAGTVLMIAAAVLALCMVRTLTQQQEQQRPVAATPWSSPESPWQGAPTGYGQPLAYPWGPPPAQQHGHQQQGQPWPAPPSDQTPPPPLPR, from the coding sequence ATGACCTCATCGCCGTACGACCCGTTCACCGCGCCACCGCCCGGGACCGGGTCGGGCTACCCTGCCGCCGGACCGCCCGACCGGTGGCGACCGAACACCGCCCTGGCGACCGCGCTGGCGGTGCTCTTCGCCCTCCTGGCGCTCTCCCTCGTCCTCAACACCGTCGGTCTGGTCAGGCGGTCGTTGGTGCTGTCCGACTCCGCGAACCTGACGGGCCTCAGCCCGGCCGAGCTCGACAGCATCGACCTCTGGGTGAACGCCCCCGTCGTGGTCTACCTCATCCTGGTCCTGTTCACGGCGCCCACCTTCATCGTCTGGCAGTACCGGCACGCGAAGAACGCGCGCCTGCTTGGCCAGACCGAGGGGCTCGGGCCGGGGTGGGCCATCGGCGGGTGGTTCATCCCGATGGCCAACTGCGTGCTCCCCGCGGTGCAGCTGCGGGGCGCGAACCGGTGGTCGCACCCGGCGGGCTCCCGGCCCGGGGGCGCGTCCGCGCTGATCATCCCCTGGCTCGCCTGCCTCGCCATCGGCAACACGGTGGTCCGCTTGGCCGCGATGGGCGAGCCGGCGGAGTCCGAGGGACTGGGGGCCTACCTGGACTGGATCGTCACCAGCGACCAGGTCGAGGCCGCGGGCACCGTCCTGATGATCGCGGCGGCCGTGCTGGCCCTGTGCATGGTGCGCACCCTGACGCAGCAGCAGGAACAGCAGCGGCCCGTCGCCGCCACGCCGTGGTCCTCACCCGAGAGCCCCTGGCAGGGCGCGCCCACCGGGTACGGCCAGCCCTTGGCATACCCGTGGGGTCCGCCGCCGGCGCAGCAGCACGGCCACCAGCAGCAGGGTCAGCCGTGGCCCGCCCCGCCCTCGGACCAGACCCCACCGCCACCCTTGCCGCGGTGA